One genomic window of Pagrus major chromosome 22, Pma_NU_1.0 includes the following:
- the arf6a gene encoding ADP-ribosylation factor 6a: protein MGKVFAKIFGNKEMRILMLGLDAAGKTTILYKLKLGQSVTTIPTVGFNVETVTYKNVKFNVWDVGGQDKIRPLWRHYYTGTQGLIFVVDCADRDRIDEARQELHRIINDREMKDTIILIFANKQDLPDAMKPHEIQEKLGLTRIRDRNWYVQPSCATTGDGLYEGLTWLTSNYKS, encoded by the coding sequence ATGGGCAAAGTGTTCGCAAAGATTTTTGGCAACAAGGAGATGAGAATATTGATGCTCGGACTTGATGCCGCTGGTAAAACTACCATCCTGTACAAGCTGAAGCTGGGACAGTCGGTCACCACCATCCCCACGGTCGGGTTCAACGTGGAGACCGTCACCTATAAGAATGTGAAGTTCAACGTGTGGGACGTCGGGGGCCAGGACAAGATCCGGCCCCTCTGGAGACATTACTACACCGGCACCCAGGGCCTCATTTTCGTGGTGGACTGTGCCGACAGGGACAGGATCGACGAGGCGAGGCAGGAGCTCCACCGGATCATCAACGACCGGGAGATGAAGGACACCATCATCCTGATCTTCGCCAACAAACAAGACCTCCCGGACGCCATGAAACCGCACGAGATCCAGGAGAAGCTGGGCCTGACCCGGATCAGAGATAGGAATTGGTACGTTCAGCCCTCGTGTGCGACGACAGGGGATGGACTCTACGAGGGCCTGACCTGGCTTACCTCAAATTACAAATCTTAA